The genome window AACGGTCCACCAGCGTAACCCTCGAGCGACGAATGTCTCTCGCCGACGAGAACGCGGACGAAAACCCCTATCTCCGGGAGCCACAGACCGACTTCGCGCCGGTCGAGGACCTCTCTGAGGACGAGGCCCGCGAGCAGGCCGAACTGCTCTGTGAGGCCATCCGCGAGCACGACCGCCGGTACTACGTCGAGAACGACCCCCTCATCGCCGACCGAACCTACGACACGCTCTTTTCGCGTCTACAGGACCTCGAGGACGGCTTCGGCCTCACCAATCCCGACAGTCCCACCAGAAGCGTTGGTGGCGAACCGCTCGAGGCGTTCGACACCGTCGAACACGTCGCGCCGATGCTCTCGATCGACCAGAGCGGTGACGCCGCGGATGTCCGTGAGTTCGACGAGCGCGTGCGTCGCGAGGTCGGAGACGTCGAGTACGTCTGTGAACCCAAGTTCGACGGCGTCTCGATGGCGTTCGTCTACGAAGACGGCTCGCTCGAGCGCGCCGTGACCCGCGGCGACGGTCGCGAGGGCGACGACGTCACCAGAAACGCCCGCACCATCGGCTCCGTGCCACAGCGTCTCCACGGTGACTACCCCGATTTCCTCGCCGTTCGAGGGGAGGTCTACATGCCCAAAGACGCCTTCCAGGAACACAACCGCGAGCGGATCGAACGCGGCGAAAAAGCGTTCGCCAATCCCCGCAACGCCACCGCCGGCACGATCCGACAGCTCGATCCCTCGGTCGTCGCCGAACGGCCGCTCGAGGTCTTTTTCTTCGACACGCTCGACTCGAGCGACGGGATCGAGAGCCACCACGAAGAACTCGACTCGTTCCCCGAGTGGGGGCTGCGAGTCACCGACCACGTCGAGTTCGCCGACGACATCGAGGAGGCGATCGACTACCGCGACCGCATGCTCGAGGCTCGCGACGACCTGAACTACGAGATCGACGGCACCGTGATCAAAGTCGACGAGCGCGAGGCTCGAGAGGAACTGGGACGGACGGCACGGCACGACCGCTGGGCGTTCGCCTACAAGTTCCCCGCCCGCGCGGAGGTGACGCCGATCGTCGACGTCGCCGTTCAGGTGGGTCGTACGGGCCGGTTAACCCCGGTAGCGCTGCTCGAGCCGGTCGACGTCGGCGGCGTGACGGTCTCGCGGGCGAGCTTGCACAACCCCGAGGAGATCGCCGAAAAGAACGTCGACGTCGGCGATACGGTCCGCGTCCAGCGCGCGGGCGACGTGATTCCTTACGTCGAGGACGTCGTCGAAAAGGGCAGCGAAGGCCACTACGAACTCCCAGATCACTGTCCCGTCTGTGACAGCGCCGTCGAACGCGACGGACCGATCGCCTACTGCACAGGGGGGCTGGCCTGTGACGCCCAGCGTCGCCGGTCGATCGAATACTACGCGAGCGATGACGGACTCGACCTCGAGGGACTCGGTGAGAAGAGCGTCCGCCAGCTCGTCGACGCCGGCCTGCTCGAGTCCGTCGCCGACCTCTACGAACTCGAGCGTGAGGCACTGACGGCCCTCGAGGGATGGGGCGAGACGAGCGCTGAGAATCTCCGTTCGGAACTCGACAACGCTCGAGAGCCACCGCTTGCCGACTTCCTCTCGGCGCTCGGAATTCCCCACGTCGGGCCGACGACGGCACGCGAACTCGCCCGTGAGTTCGGTACGTTCGAGGCGGTCCGCGAGGTCGCCAGAACCGACTCCGACCGCCTCGAGGGCGTCGACGACGTCGGCGAGACGGTCGCCGGCCAGATCCACGATTTCTTCACCAGCGAGGCCAACGCCGACGCGGTCGACGACATCCTCGAGCACGTCTCACCGCAGGAATCCGCGCTCGAAACGGGGGGCGACGAACTCGAGGGCCTGACGTTCGTCTTTACGGGCTCGCTTTCCGGCGTCACCCGCAGCGAGGCCGCCGAGACCGTCGAGGCCCACGGCGCGAACGCGACGAGCAGTGTCTCCGGGAATACGGACTATCTCGTCGTCGGCGAGAATCCCGGCCAGTCGAAACGCGACGACGCCGAGGCCAACGACGTGCCGATCGTCGACGAAGCCGAGTTCCGGGCGTTGCTGGTCGAACACGGAATCGACCTCGAGTAACGAGCAGTGGCCGTCGGCCGCACGCAGGTCCCGGATCGTGGTGACCGGCGGCCGAGTCGCCGAGAGGGTTTTGACGGTGGGGTTGCTGAATGTTACATGGCCGATTCCGACCCCGACCTCGTCCTCTACGAACTCGCGGGCTGTCCCTACTGTGCGAAGGTTCGGCGCGTACTCGAGGCCCTCGATCTCGAGTACGACTCCCACTCCGTCCCTCGCGCCCGGCGCGACCGGACGGCTGTCTACGAGGCCAGCGGGCAGTACGGCGTCCCGGTGCTCGTCGATCGGCCGAACGGCGTCGAGGGGCTGGCCGAAAGCGACGACATCGTCGCGTACCTCGCCGAGGAGTACGGCGACGGCCAGCCGCCACAGCCGTCGGGGCTGGTCGACCGCGTGCTCACCCGGCTGTTCTGAACGCGCTCGAGGCGTCGGACGATCACGCTTCGGCCGGTAGGCGCTCTGCGAGCGCTCGTACCGTCTCGAGTCCCTGAACTTCCCCTTCGCGTTCGGGAAGCGTGACGACCTCGAGATCGTCGAACGTCTCGCGGACCGATTGCACCCGCGTTTCGTGGCGCTCGTGACGGGCGTGACAGCGCGAGCAGTCCGGATCTGGACGCTCGAGGACCTGATTCACCACCAGACGGCCGACCGATACGTCGGCCTCGCGAAGGCGGGCAACGAGTCGCTCGGATTCAGCGATTGCCATCCGCTCGGGGAGCAAGACCACACGAAACTCGGTCGTCTCGGGATCGACGAGCACGTCGCGAGCGCGCTCGAGGCGTGCCTGAAGCGCGACGAGATCGTCTTCGCCGTCGCTCGAGCCGGTCATCGCCGCCATCGGTCCGAAGACCGCGCTGCGGGCGGCGGTGCCGATCCGGCGAACCTGTCCACGGAGCGAGCGAGTCGTCTCGAGGGCGAGGCTCACCACTTCGGGGGTGTCGAACAGCCGCAGCGTATGGCCGGTCGGCGCGGTGTCGAAGACGA of Natrarchaeobaculum sulfurireducens contains these proteins:
- the ligA gene encoding NAD-dependent DNA ligase LigA, which encodes MSLADENADENPYLREPQTDFAPVEDLSEDEAREQAELLCEAIREHDRRYYVENDPLIADRTYDTLFSRLQDLEDGFGLTNPDSPTRSVGGEPLEAFDTVEHVAPMLSIDQSGDAADVREFDERVRREVGDVEYVCEPKFDGVSMAFVYEDGSLERAVTRGDGREGDDVTRNARTIGSVPQRLHGDYPDFLAVRGEVYMPKDAFQEHNRERIERGEKAFANPRNATAGTIRQLDPSVVAERPLEVFFFDTLDSSDGIESHHEELDSFPEWGLRVTDHVEFADDIEEAIDYRDRMLEARDDLNYEIDGTVIKVDEREAREELGRTARHDRWAFAYKFPARAEVTPIVDVAVQVGRTGRLTPVALLEPVDVGGVTVSRASLHNPEEIAEKNVDVGDTVRVQRAGDVIPYVEDVVEKGSEGHYELPDHCPVCDSAVERDGPIAYCTGGLACDAQRRRSIEYYASDDGLDLEGLGEKSVRQLVDAGLLESVADLYELEREALTALEGWGETSAENLRSELDNAREPPLADFLSALGIPHVGPTTARELAREFGTFEAVREVARTDSDRLEGVDDVGETVAGQIHDFFTSEANADAVDDILEHVSPQESALETGGDELEGLTFVFTGSLSGVTRSEAAETVEAHGANATSSVSGNTDYLVVGENPGQSKRDDAEANDVPIVDEAEFRALLVEHGIDLE
- a CDS encoding ArsA family ATPase; translation: MTDCLFYGGKGGVGKTTCAAATALRLADSGRETLVVSTDPAHSLSDSLEVDLGPEPTELEAESGDEGGLWAVEIDAETQQERYERIATALAADLRSAGIRLDDEAVERVFASGAPAGSDELAALDLLVEYVDDGRWDVVVFDTAPTGHTLRLFDTPEVVSLALETTRSLRGQVRRIGTAARSAVFGPMAAMTGSSDGEDDLVALQARLERARDVLVDPETTEFRVVLLPERMAIAESERLVARLREADVSVGRLVVNQVLERPDPDCSRCHARHERHETRVQSVRETFDDLEVVTLPEREGEVQGLETVRALAERLPAEA
- a CDS encoding glutathione S-transferase N-terminal domain-containing protein, with product MADSDPDLVLYELAGCPYCAKVRRVLEALDLEYDSHSVPRARRDRTAVYEASGQYGVPVLVDRPNGVEGLAESDDIVAYLAEEYGDGQPPQPSGLVDRVLTRLF